From Pseudomonas fluorescens:
TCGAAACCCAGGTCCGCCGCGATTCGCGCGGACATCGGATCGAAAACAGATGCTGTCTCCACGCATTTTTGTGCGCCAAGCAGTTCACGGAAATTACGACGAAGAGCGGAGTGGGACATTTTTGGCATGATCTATCCTGGTGCTGGTCATCGTCGAAGTACGATCAATGCCTATTCATAAACCAGCGAGACTACCACGCGCCAAAATACAGAGTCATGACGTTTGAGAATAGGGTATGCGCCACGCACATACTGATGCACCGTTATAAAGCACGCCTGTTTTCCTGATGCCTGTCAGGCCCCTGCACTGCGCCCCGAAAGAGCGCACCGCGCTTTTTTCACTGATGATTTTTTGCCTGCCCCTGCGATGCTTCGCGACCTTGTCATGGGCGCGAGGGCGGTCGTGTGATGCCTGGAAATGGATGGCGATGAAGTGTTCGCGTGTGGATTGACGCGAAATACACAAAAGTCCATTATGGAATTATAAGTACAAAAAATGCTCGCCGGCGTCACCTTTTCTTCACTCTTGCCAAACCAACAACAACTTGCGAGAACACGATCATGAAGAAGCGCTCCCTTATCACCGCCCTGGCCCTGAGCCTGCTCGCTTCCAGCCATGTGCTGGGCGCCGAGAAAACCCTGCGCATTGGCATCGAGGCGGCTTACCCGCCGTTTGCCTCGAAGACCGAGGACGGCAAGATCGTCGGGTTCGACTACGACATCGGCAATGCGCTGTGCGCGCAGATGAAAGCCAAGTGCGTGTGGGTTGAAGGCGAGTTCGACGGGCTGATTCCGTCGCTGAAAGTGAAGAAGATCGACATGGCCTTGTCGTCCATGACCATCAACGAGGACCGTAAGAAGTCGGTGGATTTCAGCCACAAGTATTACTTCACCTCATCGCGCCTGGTGATGAAGCAGGGCGCGGTGGTGGATGACCAGTACGCCAGCCTCAAGGGCAAGACGGTCGGCGTGCAACGCGCCACCACCACCGATCGTTATGCCACCGAGGTGTTTGAACCGCAGGGCATCAACGTCAAGCGCTACGGCAATAATGAAGAAATCTACATGGACCTGGCGGCAGGGCGCCTGGACGCGATCTTTGCCGACACCATCCCCCTGAGCGACTTTCTGTCCATGCCGCGCGGCCAGGGCTACGCCTTTGTCGGCCCGGAGCTCAAGGACCCGAAATACGTGGGCGAGGGTGCCGGGATCGCAGTGCGCAAGGGCAATACTGCGTTGGTCAGCGAGTTGAATGCGGCCATCGATGGCATTCGTGCCAGTGGCGAGTACCAGAAGATTTCCCAGCACTATTTCAAGTCGGATATCTACGGCGATTGAGCGTCATAGGCGGGTAAAATGCGGGAGCAAGCTTGCTCCCGATAACCATAGGCATCTACACAACTTCTCAGCCCCTGACCAATCTCCCTGTGGCCAGCGAGCTTACTGTGGCGAGCGGGCTTGTCCCGCGTTGGGCTGCGAAGCAGCCCCAGACAAGAAAAACGCGGTATATCAGACACCCTGTAGAGGCTGATTTTAGGGCTGCTACGCAGCCCAACGCGGGACAAGCCCGCTCGCCACAGTAAGCCCGCTCCACAGCAAGCCAGCCCGATCACCACACCAGCGCTATTTTCCGGGCGTTCAGCCCTTGAGTTCCTTCAAGTGCTTGTAGACCGTCGCCCGCCCCATCCCCAATACATTGGCCACATAGTTCGAGGCGCTCTTGCCCTTGAAGGCGCCTTCGGCATGCAGCGCCAGTACCAGCTCGCGCTTATGATCTCGGGTCAGCAGGTTCAGGCTCAATTGGCGTTCGCGCATCCACGCATGCAGGAAGGTGTTGATGCGTTCCTGCCAGTCATCGCGAAACAGCGAATCCGGTTGCGGGATCAGCTTGCTCGGTGACAGGAACAGGTCGAGCGCGGCCTTGGCATTTTCAAACAGCGAGATATTCAGGTTGATGCACAGCACCGCCAGCGGGCGACCTTTGTGGTCGTGCAGCACGGTGCTCAGGCTGCGAATTTTCTGGCCGTCCCAGTTGAGCTTTTCGTAGGGACCGATATTCACTTCGCGCACATCGTCGGACAGCATGTCTTCCAGCGCCGAGTCGTCGCCAATGGCGCGTTTCGACAGGTTGTTGGCGATGTAGTCGACCTTTTGCGTGCGCAAGTCGTGCAGCACGGCCTCGGCATGGGGAAAGAACAGCGTGGCGATCGCATCGGCGATCGCACGGAAGTTCTGCAGGACCTTGTCTTGTTCAGCGGTGTTCATCAATGGGGCTCCAGGCGCTCGGGGGAGAGCATACCAGCGTCCAGGCCGAACCGCGCCAGTGGCTCCGGCAACGCCGCGCCGCGCACCAGGGCCGCGCTGGCCTGGCCCATGGCGGGCGAGGTCTGGATGCCATAACCGCCTTGCGCCGCGACCCAGAACAGGCCGGGCACCCGAGGATCGAAGCCGGACAGCAAGTCACCGTCGTGCACAAAACTGCGCAGGCCGGCCCAGGTGCGGGTCGGGCGTCGGATGGTCAGGGTGGTGGCCTCTTCGATCTGGTAGATCCCCATGGCGATGTCCAGCTCTTCGGGCTGGATGTCCTGGGGTTCCACCGGGTCGGCGTTGGCCGGTGAGCCGAGGAACATGCCGGCGTCGGGTTTCATGTAGAAGGCTTCGTCGAGCGCAACCAGCATCGGCCAGGCGTGGCTGTCCACGCCCTCGGGGCCGGCGAAGATAAACGCTGAACGGCGCTTGGGTTGCAGGCCGATGGAAGCCGCACCGGCCAACCCGCCGATATGGTCGGCCCAGGCCCCGGCGGCGTTGATGATAATTGGCGCGGTGAAGGTTTCCTGTTGGGTTTGTACGTGCCACAGGCCGTCGGCGTCACGGCTCAGGCCCAGCACGTGGTGGTCGGTTCGCACCTCGCCCTGGTGGCGGCGGATACCGCGCAGGTAGCCCTGGTGCAGGGCGTCGGTGTCGATATCGCTGGCGGTCGGGTCATAGATCGCCCCGTGGACTTTCTCGCGACGCAGGATCGGCAGCCGCGCGCAGGCTTGGTCGGCACTCAGCTGTTCGACCTGCGGCACGGTGGCCTTGGCGCTGAGGTATTGGCGGTTCAACTCGGTCGGGTCGCCGATGAAGTCCACCGTCATCTCGCCCCGTGGCGTCAGCAGCGGGTGCTCGCAGAACCCGGCGGGCGGATTGTCGAAAAACTCACGGCTGGCCAGGGTCAGCGCCCGCACTTGCGGGGTGCCGTAGGCGGCGGTGTAGAGCGCCGCCGAACGCCCGGTGGAGTGATAGGCGGGGTGCGATTCACGTTCCAGCACCAGCACTTTGCCGTGGGGCGCCAGCCAGAAACCCGTGGAAGCGCCGGCGATGCCGCCACCGATGATGATGAAGTCTGCGTGACTCATGCTCGTCTCCTGATAGGTGGGGTCAGCGCTGCAACTGATAGAGCGCATTGGCCAGGGCGATGTCTTCCAGGCCCAACCCGATAGAGCGGAAGAATACGTGGCGGTCATTGTTCGGGCGCTGCGCCATTTCCGTCAGCAGCTCGGGCAGGTCGCCCATGACGGCGCTGGCGTCCCAGCCGTGCTGTTCGCTGGCGATCAGCATGTCGCCCGCCGCGCCGGGTGTGGTCTGGCGGTAGTCGCAGAATACCTGCATGTCGTTAAGGGCGTGGGGCGGTACTTCATGGGCGCGAGGGGCGTTGGTGCTGATCGAGGTGATCAGTGCCGGTTTGCTCAAGCGCGCCGGGTCGAGCACCGGGCCGGCCGATGAGGTGCAGAGCAGGATCACGTCGGCATCCTCCACCGCGGCTGCGCAACTGCTGGCGATGACCAGGCGCGGATCGAGGCTGCCGAGCTGCGCGAGGGTCGTGGGGGAGGCGTTGGCCAGGCTTGGCGAAAACAGGCTGATGTGCTGCCAGTCGCGCAGGTTCTGCACGTAGCGCAGGTGCGCCTGGGCGACCTTGCCGCTGCCGATGATCGCCAGGCGCCGTACCGCCAATGGCGCCAGTGCCTCCACCGCCAGGGCCGTGGTGGCGGCGGTGCGAGCGGTGGTCAACTCACCGGCATCACACAGCAGCAACGGTTGGCCGGTGTGCATCGACATCAACAGCGTCCATGCGGTCACCAGCGGCCCTTGCTCGCGCACGATGTAGGGCGAGGTCTTGACCCCGTACACCCCGTCTTCGGCCAGCACGCCCAGGTAGTTGATAAAGTCGCCGGCGCCCTGGGGAAACTCCACCTGTTGCTGTGCGGGCTGCACCGCCTGCCCGGCGGCGAGGTCGTGAAACAACTTGCGCAGGATCTGCGGTACATCGACTTGAGCGAGTAACTCGCGGGCCTGTGCCGGGTTGATCACATAAGGCGTGCTGGACATGGGTTTGCTCCGCATTAAACTATTTTGTCCATTATGGACTTTTAGTTATGCGGAGCAATATCCCGGTGAAAAAAAGCTGTCAGGCCAGTTGCACTCGCCGCAGCCGGCCGCTCAGTGCCACTACGCTGTTATCCGGCGCCGGTATCGGCCGCCCCGTCAGCCCCATGCCTTCACTGATCACCACCGCATCCTGGACCCGGCACAGGTTGGACGGCGTATCCAGCCCGCGTGCCAGTACGGCGACTTGCCCGGTGTCCAGGTTGCAGCTCAACAGCCGCCCGCTGAAGCGGGTAAAGCCGCCGTGCAGGACGGCACCGTTCCAGTCCGGCGGCAAGGGTTGTTGCAGGTGGCTGCACAATTCCAGCACCAGCAGGTTGCCGTCCGGGCACCACGCCAACCCGGTGGGCAGTTGCAGCCCGTCAATCAGCACCTCGATCCGACCGCTGGCCGGGTGTACCCGAATCACCTGGCCGGCCTTGTCGGCAAAGTCGATGCCCTGGCGCGCCGGGTCGCCCCGCAATTCACCGGAGAACAGGCTGATCAGCACCGCGTCGGTCTGCGGTTCGTAGACCAGGGTCACCGGTACGGCCTCCTGGCCTTGTTCCAGTTCGGGCAGTTGCACCCGCACCTGCTCGTCCTGGCCGTCGCTGAACTCCACCAGTTGGTTGGTATCGGGCTTGACCGCCAGCCAACTGCGTCGGGTTGGGTGCCAGCACAGCGCATTCAGGTTGCCACGGCTGTGGAACACCGGTTCGGGCGGGCTGTATTGCAGGTCCAGCAACTTGGAGCCACTGACATAGTCGGTCTGGCTGACCATGCAGTGCCCGTCACCGCAGGCGATGTCTGACAGGCCCATGATTTCATCGCGCAGCATGCGTGCCTGCATGTTCATCGCGCGAAACCCTTGGGCAAGGCATTCACCGGGCAGGTAGGCGCCGGGTCGTTGCGGGTCCGGTTGCAGCAGGCTGATACGCCCGCTGAAGGGTTGGTCCGCCAGGCCCGAACCGGCCTCGGCCAGTAACAGGCTGCCATCGGCCCGCAGGCAGACGCCGCGCGGGTTGAGCAGCCCCTCGGCGATCAGTGTGCTGGGGCGCAGGGTTTCGTCGGGGTGGGCGGGGATATGCCAGGTCATGGGATCGCTCTCCTATTGGGGTGGCTGCCACGGTTCGCCGGTGAGATAGGCGCGCAACAGGGCGCGTTGGCAGGGCGACATCGAGCGCACCACCGGCATGAACAACGTGGTGCCTTTGTAGGTGTCGGCGGTGCGGGCGAGGATCGCGTTCTTGGCGCCCATCACCGCATCCGGTTGGTTCAATGCCACATAGCGCGACATGGCCGGGAAGGCCAGGTAGTGAAAGCGCAGGACATTTGGGTACATGAGTTCCCAGGTAATGGTTGTGCCCTCGGGAATGCCGAAGTCGGTCTGGGCGTACTTGCGGAAATTGGTGAAGTAGCCGCTGCTGTCAAGGCCATTGGCGGTGCAGGTCAAGGCGGCGAAACCCGCCTGGGCCGCGGTGCCGGGCTTGACGCTGACCGGTACGCTGACAGCCAGTTGCCCGGCCTTCACCGTCAGCGTGGTGGGGACATCGAGGAAGTCGTAGTTTTGCGGGTCGGTGTAGAGCGCCGGAGGCGTGACCGTCAGGCCGATATCGGTGGTGTCGGGCACCGGGCCGCCCAGATAGCGGACCTGCAAGGTGATCGACAGGCCATCGGGGTAGTCCTCCAGGTAGACATTGCGCTGATCACCGTACACCCGGTAGGTCGATTCGATCGCGTTCAGCGTGGTCCCGGCCACCGTGCCCGGTGCGGTGATGGACAAGGGCGAGACCTGGGTCGCCTGTTGTTGGCTGGGGCTCAGGGGCACGTCGACGATACCGCCATACACGTAGTAGTCGACCAACGGGCTGCTGGTGGGGTCAAGGGTGGTCAGCAGGGTGGTGCCGGCGCTGATACTGACGGTGCCGTAATTGGCGTTCGGCCCGATCGCGCTGGTGATGTCGTCCCTGACCGCCCGGAAGGTTTCCTTGGGGATGACGTTCACCATGTCCAGGCTCAGCAGGCCATTGCTGGCCAACTCGGCATAGGCTGCATTGGACGTGCACTGGTTGACCAACTGCCGCCCCGGCTGGCAGGTCAGCGGCTCGTCGGCGAATGCCGGGGCCAG
This genomic window contains:
- a CDS encoding ABC transporter substrate-binding protein, translated to MKKRSLITALALSLLASSHVLGAEKTLRIGIEAAYPPFASKTEDGKIVGFDYDIGNALCAQMKAKCVWVEGEFDGLIPSLKVKKIDMALSSMTINEDRKKSVDFSHKYYFTSSRLVMKQGAVVDDQYASLKGKTVGVQRATTTDRYATEVFEPQGINVKRYGNNEEIYMDLAAGRLDAIFADTIPLSDFLSMPRGQGYAFVGPELKDPKYVGEGAGIAVRKGNTALVSELNAAIDGIRASGEYQKISQHYFKSDIYGD
- a CDS encoding helix-turn-helix transcriptional regulator; protein product: MNTAEQDKVLQNFRAIADAIATLFFPHAEAVLHDLRTQKVDYIANNLSKRAIGDDSALEDMLSDDVREVNIGPYEKLNWDGQKIRSLSTVLHDHKGRPLAVLCINLNISLFENAKAALDLFLSPSKLIPQPDSLFRDDWQERINTFLHAWMRERQLSLNLLTRDHKRELVLALHAEGAFKGKSASNYVANVLGMGRATVYKHLKELKG
- a CDS encoding NAD(P)/FAD-dependent oxidoreductase; the protein is MSHADFIIIGGGIAGASTGFWLAPHGKVLVLERESHPAYHSTGRSAALYTAAYGTPQVRALTLASREFFDNPPAGFCEHPLLTPRGEMTVDFIGDPTELNRQYLSAKATVPQVEQLSADQACARLPILRREKVHGAIYDPTASDIDTDALHQGYLRGIRRHQGEVRTDHHVLGLSRDADGLWHVQTQQETFTAPIIINAAGAWADHIGGLAGAASIGLQPKRRSAFIFAGPEGVDSHAWPMLVALDEAFYMKPDAGMFLGSPANADPVEPQDIQPEELDIAMGIYQIEEATTLTIRRPTRTWAGLRSFVHDGDLLSGFDPRVPGLFWVAAQGGYGIQTSPAMGQASAALVRGAALPEPLARFGLDAGMLSPERLEPH
- a CDS encoding ornithine cyclodeaminase family protein, yielding MSSTPYVINPAQARELLAQVDVPQILRKLFHDLAAGQAVQPAQQQVEFPQGAGDFINYLGVLAEDGVYGVKTSPYIVREQGPLVTAWTLLMSMHTGQPLLLCDAGELTTARTAATTALAVEALAPLAVRRLAIIGSGKVAQAHLRYVQNLRDWQHISLFSPSLANASPTTLAQLGSLDPRLVIASSCAAAVEDADVILLCTSSAGPVLDPARLSKPALITSISTNAPRAHEVPPHALNDMQVFCDYRQTTPGAAGDMLIASEQHGWDASAVMGDLPELLTEMAQRPNNDRHVFFRSIGLGLEDIALANALYQLQR